The following coding sequences lie in one Notolabrus celidotus isolate fNotCel1 chromosome 20, fNotCel1.pri, whole genome shotgun sequence genomic window:
- the ccdc47 gene encoding coiled-coil domain-containing protein 47 gives MRGTYLLLIPALLLLVAFPVSRGRYNDDFDDGEDIADFDDNDFAEFEDMNEDQAAEAETAPPPRASQSSQHEEDEDEDEATVELEDGQDGFDDSETQDQDIYSKYDQEEFEGIGDMEKTGHSMKDPLIIHTVPAHLQNSWESYYMEILMVTGLLAYIMNYIIGKNKNSRLAQAWFNSHRELLESNFALVGDDGTSKEAVSTGKLNQENEHIYNLWCSGRVCCEGMLIQLKFLKRQDLLNVLARMMRPACDQVQIKVTLNDEDMDTFVFAVGTKKAMARLQKEMQDLCEFCGDKPKSGAKHGLPDSLAILSEMGEVTDGVMDNKMVHYITNHADKIESIHFSDQFSGPKVMQEEGQPLKLPETKKTLLFTFNVPGMGNTSPKDMDSLLPLMNMVIYSIDKVKKLRLNREGKMKADRNRARVEENFLKQTHAQRQEAAQTRREEKKRAEKERIMNEEDPERQRRLEEAAQRREQKKIEKKQMKMKQIKVKAM, from the exons ATGCGAGGAACATACCTCCTCCTGATCCCCGCTCTGCTCCTCCTCGTGGCCTTTCCTGTTTCCAGGGGACGCTACAATGATGATTTCGACGACGGTGAGGACATAGCAGACTTTGATGACAATGACTTTGCTGAGTTCGAGGACATGAACGAAGATCAAGCAGCCGAGGCCGAAACTGCCCCACCACCCCGTGCGTCCCAGTCCTCGCAGCATGAGGAGGacgaggatgaagatgaagccACTGTGGAGCTGGAGGATGGCCAGGATGGTTTTGACGACTCAGAGACACAG GATCAAGACATATACAGCAAATACGACCAAGAGGAGTTTGAGGGGATTGGAGACATGGAGAAGACAGGACACTCCATGAAGGACCCCCTGATAATCCACACA GTTCCTGCACATCTGCAGAACAGCTGGGAGAGTTACTACATGGAGATCTTGATGGTGACCGGCCTGTTGGCCTATATCATGAACTACATCATCGGCAAGAACAAGAACAGTCGGCTCGCTCAGGCCTGGTTCAACTCTCACAGAGAACTTCTGGAGAGTAACTTTGCACTCGTGG GTGATGACGGCACCAGTAAAGAAGCAGTGAGCACCGGAAAGCTGAACCAGGAAAATGAACACATCTACAACCTGTGGTGTTCTGGACGCGTGTGCTGTGAAGGGATGTTGATCCAACTCAAG TTCTTAAAGAGGCAGGACCTGCTCAATGTTCTGGCAAGGATGATGAGGCCAGCGTGTGATCAAGTG CAAATCAAAGTTACTCTTAATGATGAGGACATGGATActtttgtgtttgctgttggCACCAAAAAGGCCATGGCCAGGCTCCAGAAGGAGATGCAGGACTTG TGTGAGTTCTGCGGGGACAAGCCAAAGTCCGGGGCCAAGCACGGGCTCCCGGACTCCCTGGCCATTCTTAGCGAGATGGGCGAGGTCACAGATGGGGTGATGGACAACAAG ATGGTGCACTACATCACCAACCATGCTGACAAGATCGAGTCCATCCATTTCTCGGACCAATTTTCTGGTCCAAAAGTTATGCAAGA GGAGGGTCAGCCTTTAAAGCTTCCTGAGACAAAGAAGACACTCCTGTTTACATTTAATG tgccTGGCATGGGCAACACCTCTCCCAAAGACATGGACAGTCTGCTTCCTCTGATGAACATGGTGATCTACAGCATCGACAAGGTCAAGAAGCTGCGTCTCAACAGAGAG GGTAAGATGAAAGCAGACAGAAACCGTGCCCGTGTGGAGGAGAACTTCCTGAAGCAGACTCACGCTCAGCGTCAGGAGGCAGCCCAGACGCGCCgcgaggagaagaagagagccgAGAAGGAGAGGATCATGAATGAGGAGGATCCTGAGAGACAACGTCGTCTTGAG gaAGCAGCTCAGCGCCGCGAGCAGAAGAAGATCGAGAAGAAGCAGATGAAGATGAagcaaatcaaagtgaaagccATGTGA
- the setd1a gene encoding histone-lysine N-methyltransferase SETD1A, with the protein MDPDGGADSQKAVSLQWKSYKLVQDPAIRRVTQKIYRYDGIHFSVPDSGFPPVGELRDPRPRRLWSRYTELSLPVPKFKLDEFYVGPIPLKEVTFARLNDNIKQPFLAEMCAKFGEVEEMEILFHPKTRKHLGLARVLFTSTRGAKDTVKHLHNTSVMGNIIHAQLDIKGQQRQKYYDLIVNGSYTPQTVPLGGKALTERIQPATPTQPQPDTSSEIRRRLSSELAVLAAGVQALTSGSITPCSADTGFSEQRLDTPPSSMSGPFTPGSSASSQGGGTPYSSRHAGYNTGTVGSGYPLQDMLPSSSSSSAVSSTVGYKAPRYPEDAQDPAVYHRGRPMYPPTQSYRSNEPPCYPPYPSVGGPGPGPGPGPGPGPGPGPGPHVGHHSSMPPPPLATQYDQPPMSDRELERDRDSGGRYGAGAIGSRRSSYHHQQQDTNSSSKYHSHHSHHHSERRDERGYRRDSLGSRSGDHGHQRHRNHHHSHNHHSRRRSSHDRDRDRDRDRDRDRDSDYSNSSDPRYNTNSYRSSSNSMSPPPSSHSAYSSSKDPAPASAQGLDAPSRVGGTSLSERSSQPSVGAEKDFNTTGHHSALPPPPPPPPPLPPASVIAAAVAETLGTLDFNQDSPAHEEPWTKPKRRPTTPPAPPKTPPPPPSSPPLPTVASSSTSPSSASLPQHLPSSSSSPPPLPQRDSSSPEPDSTNESLPFVYHSSSLDSRIEMLLKEQKAKFSFLASDEEEEEDRKEEKQRGIRGDGGERKGGAGDAAGGNQVDDGGEKDQRRKGERDSNRGRKRGKGGEGRKSPTALTPSTPTSSSYSTHILPPEEPQPQVGLTGAGALQEDSSQAGSADTQSRTGAHTPPYNGKSQSSPHSSGEDMEISEEEEEETTITTAVSLQPTVTSGSSPSSSQAAMPSQTTDPSSSPQPLSDSTQHFGTSMHPPIPSYPPHLPPPPPPGYSLQPPPPPGIPPLSHMELHPEYPPPIPHHMYDYATSMELMNQYSGGAPMSFQMQTHMLSRLHQLRMSSSNGTPGPGEAATADYSSYHLHPMPPPHTHHPYMDQEGSGASSHYDQDHRYMPPHMPYAYPDPHSTQIPPPPHHGIPPPHSGWPPHVLQPHYPSYMPPPGYGTMLPGDGGEYRAQGEEMPILVETPNEATVQMVLATLIQEMKNIMQRDLNRKMVENVAFATFDEWWERKETKAKPFQTMVRGVSALRDDEKKEEKVNRPREPLTSLVDWAKSGGVEGFSLRGALRLPSFKVKRKEPQELQEGDMKRPRPSTPPDEDDEATEGRIPEADRRGAERDNKRRKKKPRSRKPWELGSEGEETSDGSSTEKEDEEESEKESDDDALSADSDDESLSSSSEGSSSSASSSSSSSEDEDEGERPVLEGLDSMDESTMDSTIEKHDRENNTAAVPKTEVKAGDSKDSKADTASAPTKRPSSPPYPRPSSPIVLVPPLKKRRKTVSFSTGESDGKSQLPTAPLSPSPSPVAGESPLVSPSRPSDSPIISSTTPTARGTQGIQLLPFASKPGEGNALIVPPPGRIQDSDEFKKGPPISPQTTPIKSPGKRGVGKESPKSPAPVMVCRTVQNLPLDHASMCRMAFEEAPPPPPVNKRSRGRPRTTSLSASSLREEEDEDENEQRFKLREQLGASSLLQLAAASTTDLSVLADVALKMDPDAGDSEETETSDEAEEQKMEEDLFSSGSLSLIMSPEGIIVLMEHNYCKALVLTVPTGTKRTSSKQDSSVLLPADLNTISGVLEAPEEVIGDALQSRGDTGEVVPAMGVLCESGDAGQTAALSPSSKKTKVGKGFEPEKDKSKKRRRKDKENVEVDRSKKQKEQPGKKQRKRKLEDSEEDVDVEELESGELSSSDTEDEVIEEVRKSERLFLQEAGITSSQHWPKPIPAPEHSSVKYENRSEFEQMTILYDIWNSGLDGEDLSLLRRTYEKLLQDDHSSDWLNDTHWVTHTITNLPNPRRKKKNAGGQLREHVTGCARSEGYYAISRKEKDVYLDLDLPEQVMREVENVDSSGANRLLSERRSEQRRLLTVIGATAVMDSDLLKLNQLKFRKKKLRFGRSRIHEWGLFAMEPIAADEMVIEYVGQNIRQMVADNREKRYAQQGIGSSYLFRVDHDTIIDATKCGNLARFINHCCTPNCYAKVITIESQKKIVIYSKQAIAVNEEITYDYKFPLEDNKIPCLCGTENCRGTLN; encoded by the exons ATGGATCCAGACGGTGGGGCAGATTCACAAAAAGCTGTCAGTTTGCAGTGGAAGAGCTACAAACTCGTCCAGGACCCGGCCATCAGACGGGTCACTCAGAAAATCTACAGATATGATGGAATACATTTCAGTGTGCCA GACTCTGGATTTCCTCCTGTGGGTGAACTGCGGGACCCTCGACCCCGGAGACTGTGGTCCAGGTACACAGAACTCTCCTTGCCAGTGCCGAAGTTTAAG CTCGATGAGTTCTACGTGGGTCCAATACCCCTCAAGGAGGTGACCTTTGCTCGACTCAATGATAACATCAAGCAGCCCTTCTTGGCGGAAATGTGCGCCAAGtttggagaggtggaggagatggagatcCTGTTTCACCCAAAGACCAGGAAACACTTGGGCCTGGCCAGAGTGTTGTTCACCAGCACAAGAGGAGCTAAAGACACCGTGAAGCATCTGCACAACACTTCTGTCATGGGCAACATCATTCACGCTCAACTCGACATAAAAG GCCAGCAGAGGCAGAAGTATTACGACCTGATAGTGAATGGGTCCTACACCCCTCAGACGGTGCCCCTCGGAGGCAAGGCTTTAACTGAGAGGATCCAGCCAGCGACCCCAACACAGCCGCAGCCTGATACA TCATCAGAAATCAGGCGGAGGCTCTCAAGTGAGCTTGCAGTTTTGGCAGCAGGGGTCCAGGCCCTGACATCAGGCAGCATCACCCCTTGCTCGGCAGATACCGGCTTCAGTGAGCAGCGTCTAGacactcctccctcctccatgtcTGGCCCCTTCACCCCAGGCTCCTCTGCTTCATCTCAGGGTGGAGGAACGCCGTACAGCTCCAG GCATGCTGGCTACAACACTGGCACTGTGGGCAGCGGGTACCCTCTCCAGGACAtgcttccttcctcttcctcgtctTCTGCAGTCTCATCTACTGTAGGATACAAAGCGCCTCGCTACCCTGAGGACGCACAGGACCCTGCAGTGTATCATCGAGGTCGCCCCATGTACCCCCCAACCCAATCGTACCGTTCTAATGAGCCACCATGCTACCCCCCGTACCCCAGTGTTGGAGGGCCGGGTCCGGGGCCAGggccaggaccaggaccaggccCAGGCCCAGGCCCAGGGCCACACGTCGGGCACCACTCCTCAATGCCACCACCACCTCTTGCCACTCAGTATGATCAGCCCCCGATGTCAGACAGGGAGCTGGAGCGGGACAGAGACTCAGGGGGCCGTTATGGGGCCGGGGCGATCGGCTCCAGAAGGTCATCTTACCACCACCAGCAGCAAGACACAAACTCTTCCTCAAAGTACCATTCCCATCACTCCCATCATCACTCAGAACGCAGGGATGAGAGGGGGTACCGGCGAGACAGCCTGGGCTCCCGATCAGGTGACCACGGCCACCAGAGACACCGCAACCATCACCATTCACACAACCACCACAGCCGCAGGAGGAGCAGCCACGACAGGGACCGAGACAGGGACCGAGACAGAGACCGGGACAGAGACAGTGACTACTCCAACAGCTCTGACCCCAGATACAACACAAACTCTTACCGCTCTTCCTCCAACAGCATGTCTCCTCCGCCCTCATCTCACTCTGCATACTCCTCTTCCAAAGACCCTGCCCCAGCCTCTGCTCAGGGATTGGATGCTCCCTCTCGTGTAGGGGGCACAAGCCTCTCAGAGAGAAGCTCTCAACCTTCGGTAGGTGCTGAAAAGGACTTCAATACCACAGGTCACCACAGTGCTCTGCCTCCGCCACCCCCACCGCCACCTCCACTCCCGCCAGCTTCAGTCATTGCAGCGGCTGTAGCTGAGACACTCGGAACACTAGACTTCAACCAGGATAGTCCCGCTCACGAAGAGCCTTGGACAAAGCCCAAACGCCGTCCCACCACACCGCCAGCTCCACCGAAGACGCCTCCacctcccccttcctcccctcccctcccaacCGTTGCTTCCTCCTCAACTTCGCCTTCATCAGCTTCCCTCCCTCAAcaccttccctcctcctccagctctccgcctcctcttcctcaacgTGACTCTTCCTCCCCAGAGCCAGATTCCACCAATGAGAGCTTACCGTTCGTTTATCACAGCAGCAGCCTTGACTCTCGTATTGAGATGCTCCTGAAGGAACAAAAGGCTAAATTTTCTTTCTTGGCCTctgacgaggaagaggaggaagatcggaaagaggagaaacagaggggCATTCGtggggatggaggagagagaaaaggaggggcAGGTGATGCAGCAGGTGGTAATCAGGTGGACGATGGTGGAGAGAAGGACCAGAGGAGGAAAGGTGAAAGAGACAGCAATAGAGGAAGGAAACGTGGGAAGGGTGGAGAAGGTAGGAAGAGTCCCACTGCTCTTACACCATCAACACCTACCTCTTCCTCCTACTCGACCCACATCCTGCCCCCAGAAGAACCACAGCCCCAGGTCGGCCTCACTGGAGCCGGAGCTCTGCAGGAGGATTCTTCACAAGCTGGATCTGCTgacacacagagcaggaccggAGCACACACGCCACCTTACAACGGAAAGAGTCAG tccTCCCCTCATTCCTCAGGTGAAGACATGGAGatctcagaagaagaagaggaggagaccaCCATAACAACGGCGGTCTCTCTCCAGCCCACAGTCACCTCAGGTTCCTCGCCCTCTTCCTCCCAGGCTGCCATGCCATCGCAAACAACGGACCCCTCGTCCTCCCCCCAGCCTCTCTCTGACTCAACACAGCACTTTGGCACCTCGATGCATCCTCCCATACCTTCCTACCCTCCTCATTtgccccctccacctccccctggTTACTCCCTTCAgcccccacctcctcctgggatccctcccctctctcacaTGGAGCTGCATCCTGAGTACCCCCCTCCCATTCCCCACCACATGTATGACTATGCCACCTCCATGGAGCTGATGAACCAGTACAGTGGGGGAGCTCCCATGTCcttccagatgcagacccacaTGCTAAGCCGCCTACACCAGTTGCGCATGTCGTCATCCAACGGCACCCCAGGTCCTGGTGAGGCAGCGACGGCAGACTACAGCTCCTACCATCTCCACCCTATGcctccaccccacacacaccaccCGTACATGGACCAAGAGGGTAGCGGGGCGAGCTCTCATTATGACCAGGACCATCGTTACATGCCCCCCCACATGCCTTACGCCTACCCTGACCCCCACAGCACTCAGATACCACCGCCTCCACACCATGGAATACCCCCTCCACATTCTGGATGGCCGCCACACGTCTTACAGCCACACTACCCCTCTTACATGCCCCCGCCTGGCTATGGCACCATGCTGCCTGGAGATGGAGGCGAATACAGGGCGCAAGGTGAGGAGATGCCAATACTGGTTGAGACTCCAAACGAGGCCACGGTGCAGATGGTCCTGGCGACTCTGATCCAGGAGATGAAGAATATCATGCAGAGGGACCTGAACCGGAAGATGGTGGAGAATGTTGCTTTTGCAACTTTTGATGAATGGTGGGAAAGGAAAGAAACCAAGGCCAAG CCTTTCCAGACAATGGTTAGAGGGGTGTCTGCCTTACGGGACGacgagaagaaagaggaaaaggtCAACCGTCCTCGGGAGCCTCTTACGTCATTGGTAGATTGGGCAAAGAGCGGTGGCGTGGAGGGATTCTCTCTCCGAGGAGCCCTACGACTGCCTTCTTTCAAA GTGAAGAGGAAAGAACCTCAAGAGCTCCAAGAGGGAGACATGAAAAGGCCGCGTCCTTCAACCCCACCAGACGAGGATGACGAAG CCACTGAAGGAAGGATTCCAGAGGCAGACAGGCGGGGAGCTGAGAGGGAcaacaagaggaggaagaagaagccaAGAAGTCGTAAACCCTGGGAGCTCGGCAGTGAGGGTGAAGAAACCTCCGACGGGTCCTCGACAGAGAAG gaggatgaagaagagagcGAGAAGGAGTCTGACG ACGATGCCCTTAGTGCCGATAGTGACGATGAgagcctctcctcatcctctgagggctcttcctcttcagcatcctcctcttcatcttcctctgaagatgaggatgaaggagagaggCCAGTGCTTGAAGGGCTAGACTCCATGGATGAGTCGACCATGGACAGCACAATCGAGAAACATGACAG ggaaaacaacacagcagctgTTCCAAAGACTGAGGTCAAAGCAG GTGATTCCAAGGACAGCAAGGCAGATACAGCATCAGCACCCACCAAGCGTCCTTCGTCACCCCCGTACCCACGTCCCTCGTCGCCTATTGTTCTTGTACCCCCTCTCAAGAAACGCAGGAAGACCGTTTCATTCTCCACGGGCGAGAGCGACGGCAAATCTCAGCTGCCGACGGCCCCACTGTCTCCATCTCCCTCACCGGTGGCGGGTGAATCTCCCCTCGTCTCCCCGAGCAGGCCTTCAGACTCTCCCATCATTTCTTCCACAACCCCCACAGCTCGTGGCACTCAGGGCATCCAACTGCTCCCCTTTGCCTCCAAACCGGGTGAAGGTAATGCCCTCATTGTGCCGCCACCAGGACGAATCCAAGATTCTGATGAGTTCAAAAAGGGACCACCCATATCTCCTCAGACCACCCCCATCAAATCCCCTGGAAAACGAGGTGTAGGCAAAGAGTCCCCCAAATCTCCCGCCCCTGTTATGGTGTGCAGAACTGTGCAGAATCTGCCCTTGGACCATGCCTCTATGTGCAGGATGGCCTTCGAGGAggccccccctccacctcccgtCAACAAGCGGTCCAGAGGCAGGCCTCGGACTACCAGTCTCTCGGCTTCCTCcctcagagaggaagaggatgaggatgaaaaTGAGCAGAGGTTTAAACTCAGAGAGCAGCTTGGGGCATCGAGCCTACTGCAGCTGGCTGCAGCTTCAACCACCGACCTGTCTGTGCTGGCTGATGTAGCCCTGAAAATGGACCCTGATGCTGGGGACTCGGAGGAGACGGAGACGTCTGATGAGGCAGAGGAGCAGAAGATGGAGGAGGATCTGTTCTCATCAGGGTCATTGTCTCTGATAATGAGCCCAGAGGGTATCATTGTCCTTATGGAACACAACTACTGCAAAGCCCTTGTTCTCACAGTACCAACAGGTACAAAAAGGACTTCCTCCAAACAAGACTCCTCAGTCTTACTCCCTGCAGACCTCAACACCATTTCTGGGGTGCTTGAAGCGCCAGAGGAGGTCATTGGAGATGCACTACAATCTAGGGGGGATACAGGAGAAGTTGTACCAGCAATGGGGGTCCTGTGTGAGTCTGGGGATGCAGGTCAGACTGCAGCTTTGTCTCCATCATCAAAGAAGACCAAGGTTGGAAAGGGATTCGAACCTGAGAAGGACAAGagcaaaaaaaggagaagaaaagacaaagagaacGTCGAGGTTGATCGCTCTAAAAAGCAGAAGGAGCAGCCAGGCAAGAAACAAAGGAAGCGGAAACTAGAG GACTCGGAGGAAGATGTAGACGTGGAGGAGCTTGAGTCCGGGGAGCTGTCCAGCTCAGACACAGAGGACGAGGTGATTGAAGAGGTGAGGAAGAGCGAGCGCCTCTTCCTCCAGGAGGCCGGCATCACATCGTCCCAGCACTGGCCGAAGCCCATCCCGGCGCCGGAGCATTCATCTGTGAAGTATGAAAACCGCAGCGAGTTCGAGCAGATGACCATCCTGTACGACATCTGGAACTCCGGTCTGGACGGGGAAGACTTGTCGTTGCTGAGGAGGACTTATGAGAAGCTGCTTCAGGACGACCACAGCTCCGACTGGCTCAACGACACTCACTGGGTCACCCACACAA TAACCAATTTGCCGAATCCCCGGCGGAAAAAGAAGAACGCAGGTGGACAGCTTCGTGAGCATGTGACCGGTTGTGCCAGGAGTGAGGGTTACTACGCCATCAGCCGCAAGGAGAAGGACGTgtacctggacctggacctccCTGAACAGGTCATGCGGGAGGTGGAGAATGTCGACTCATCG GGAGCGAACCGGCTGCTATCAGAGAGGCGTTCAGAGCAGCGCCGCCTCCTCACCGTCATCGGAGCCACGGCCGTCATGGACTCTGACCTGCTCAAACTCAACCAGCTTAAG TTTCGTAAGAAGAAGCTTCGGTTTGGTCGCAGTAGGATCCACGAGTGGGGCCTGTTTGCTATGGAGCCTATTGCTGCTGATGAGATGGTCATCGAGTATGTGGGTCAAAACATCAGACAG ATGGTAGCGGACAATCGAGAGAAGCGGTACGCTCAGCAGGGCATTGGGAGCAGCTACTTGTTCCGAGTGGACCACGACACGATTATAGATGCCACCAAGTGTGGAAACCTCGCCCGGTTCATCAACCACTGCTGCACT CCAAATTGCTACGCCAAGGTCATCACCATAGAGTCCCAGAAAAAGATCGTGATCTACTCCAAGCAGGCCATCGCCGTCAACGAGGAGATCACTTATGATTACAAATTCCCCCTGGAGGACAACAAGATCCCTTGCCTGTGTGGAACAGAGAACTGTCGTGGAACATTGAACTAG